In the Rhodothermia bacterium genome, one interval contains:
- a CDS encoding aldo/keto reductase: MEYRKLGKSGLKVSALSLGSWLTFGNQISDDVAEALMVHAYEAGVNFFDNAEGYANGNSERVMGRILHNQNWDRSSYMVSSKVFFGDGGKLPNQTGLSRKHLVEACHAALKRLQVDYLDLYFCHRPDPETPMEEIVWTMTHLIQQGKILYWGTSEWPADLIMEAHLVAARDHLIAPVMEQPQYNLLSRKRMEQEYAHLFQTYKMGTTIWSPLASGLLTGKYNNGIPEDARVTNKDLGWLRDLMMQQNNLNKTIAIEKLANEAGIPMSHLSIAWCLKNPNVSTVILGASRVGQLTENLRALDVLPKLTPDLMQQLDALTK; this comes from the coding sequence ATGGAATACCGCAAACTCGGCAAATCGGGCCTAAAAGTAAGTGCCCTTTCCCTTGGCTCATGGCTCACCTTTGGCAATCAAATCTCGGATGATGTGGCAGAAGCCCTTATGGTTCATGCCTATGAAGCCGGCGTGAATTTTTTTGACAATGCAGAAGGCTATGCAAATGGAAACTCGGAACGGGTTATGGGACGCATCCTCCACAACCAAAACTGGGATCGTTCTTCATATATGGTCTCCAGCAAGGTGTTTTTTGGAGATGGTGGTAAATTGCCCAACCAAACCGGACTCAGCCGGAAGCACTTGGTCGAAGCCTGCCATGCAGCCCTCAAACGCCTACAAGTGGATTATTTAGACCTCTATTTCTGCCATCGGCCAGACCCAGAGACGCCTATGGAGGAAATTGTATGGACGATGACCCACCTCATCCAGCAGGGCAAAATTCTTTACTGGGGCACCTCTGAATGGCCCGCAGACCTGATTATGGAGGCGCATCTTGTGGCTGCCCGCGACCACTTGATCGCTCCGGTGATGGAGCAGCCCCAATACAACCTCTTGTCTCGCAAACGCATGGAGCAAGAGTACGCCCACCTTTTCCAAACCTATAAGATGGGCACGACCATTTGGTCTCCCTTGGCTTCTGGCCTCCTTACCGGAAAATACAACAACGGCATTCCAGAAGATGCTCGCGTTACAAACAAAGACTTGGGGTGGTTGCGCGATTTGATGATGCAGCAAAACAATTTGAACAAAACCATTGCCATCGAGAAATTGGCCAACGAAGCCGGCATACCCATGAGCCATTTGTCCATTGCGTGGTGTCTCAAGAACCCAAATGTAAGCACCGTAATTCTGGGTGCTTCGCGGGTAGGCCAACTAACCGAGAATCTTCGGGCCTTAGATGTATTACCTAAACTGACGCCAGACCTCATGCAGCAACTAGATGCCTTGACAAAATAA
- a CDS encoding polyhydroxyalkanoic acid system family protein, producing MAIVIERSHSYTLEQMRKKMQYVIHKLSAELELTTTWKGDTVHFNKMGIDGTVVFDAQKLKITAKIPFYVPVTDAWLKNEIETRIDHYLKEAPDAI from the coding sequence ATGGCAATCGTCATTGAGCGCTCCCATTCTTATACCTTGGAGCAAATGCGCAAAAAAATGCAATATGTGATTCACAAACTATCGGCGGAGTTGGAACTGACCACTACTTGGAAAGGCGATACTGTGCATTTTAACAAAATGGGTATTGATGGAACTGTGGTCTTTGATGCGCAAAAATTAAAAATAACGGCAAAAATCCCCTTTTATGTTCCTGTAACAGATGCTTGGTTGAAAAACGAGATCGAAACCAGAATTGACCACTACCTAAAAGAGGCCCCTGATGCTATTTAA
- a CDS encoding NAD-dependent epimerase/dehydratase family protein, protein MTQNMVITGAAGFLGGRVAKHFAANLPEYNVLATSRRTHRAEELMAAGCHFLAGDLTDAVFCDQLTHNAAAVVHCAALSAPFGAYEAFHQANIVATETLLKASLKNGVQRFIFISTPSIYFDFTDRFGVKESDPLPAKMVNAYAKTKLKAEQIVLEMNGKGIETIALRPRAIIGAEDTVILPRVLEAYHKGRLKIIGDGENICDLTSARNVIEAIACCLRADAEAYGEAYNITDGQPQNFWEALKYALTQLGLQPPSRKIPKGVALFAGSLLENIAKTFHPHKEPTLTRYGVGILFVNLTLDISKAQERLQYQPVMNTFEGIDEYVAWHKTQT, encoded by the coding sequence ATGACCCAAAACATGGTGATTACAGGGGCTGCGGGATTTCTGGGCGGACGAGTGGCAAAGCACTTTGCGGCCAACCTGCCCGAATACAACGTTCTGGCCACTTCAAGAAGGACACATCGCGCCGAAGAACTCATGGCCGCAGGCTGTCACTTTTTGGCAGGTGACCTAACCGATGCGGTTTTTTGTGACCAACTGACCCACAATGCAGCGGCTGTGGTACATTGTGCCGCGCTTTCCGCACCATTTGGAGCCTATGAAGCCTTTCATCAAGCCAATATTGTCGCCACCGAGACCTTGCTCAAGGCCAGCTTAAAAAACGGGGTGCAGCGTTTTATTTTCATTTCCACTCCCAGCATTTATTTCGATTTTACCGACCGTTTTGGCGTGAAGGAATCCGATCCTTTGCCCGCCAAGATGGTCAATGCCTATGCCAAGACCAAACTGAAGGCAGAGCAAATCGTATTGGAGATGAACGGAAAAGGCATTGAAACAATTGCCTTGCGCCCCCGTGCCATTATTGGCGCCGAAGATACCGTGATTTTGCCACGTGTTTTGGAAGCCTATCATAAAGGGCGGCTTAAAATAATTGGTGATGGCGAAAATATTTGTGACCTAACCAGTGCCCGTAATGTAATTGAAGCCATTGCGTGCTGCCTACGGGCTGACGCTGAAGCCTATGGAGAAGCCTACAATATTACCGATGGCCAACCCCAAAACTTTTGGGAAGCCTTGAAGTATGCCTTAACCCAATTGGGCTTACAGCCACCAAGCCGCAAAATCCCAAAAGGCGTGGCGCTTTTTGCTGGTAGTTTATTGGAAAACATCGCCAAAACCTTCCATCCGCATAAAGAACCGACCTTAACACGTTATGGTGTGGGGATTCTCTTTGTGAACCTGACCTTAGACATCTCCAAAGCACAAGAACGCCTCCAATACCAACCAGTGATGAACACATTTGAAGGCATAGACGAGTATGTAGCATGGCACAAAACCCAGACCTGA
- a CDS encoding 1-acylglycerol-3-phosphate O-acyltransferase: MLKYPRLVVFGLYSAIVSFLGIFYCLFRPVNPENTYVLARLLGNGFKRILGIRVRMINPEYITQQQPNIIIGNHQSNWDMFLWGSFVPKRTVSVGKKEIIYIPIFGLVYWLAGNVILNRQNRSKSTSRMGQAAQQIQDRNISLAMFPEGTRSRGRGLGAFKKGAFFTAIEAQVPLVPVLSSTYSNRLNFNRLHAGEIILKCYPPIPTAGLEAKHVNELTEKTRQFFVKELDKMNNGEYTAP; encoded by the coding sequence ATGCTAAAGTACCCGCGTTTGGTTGTTTTTGGGCTTTATAGCGCAATCGTGTCGTTTCTGGGGATTTTTTATTGCCTCTTTCGCCCCGTAAATCCTGAAAACACCTATGTTCTTGCACGCCTTTTAGGAAACGGCTTTAAACGTATCTTGGGCATTCGCGTGCGCATGATTAATCCTGAATACATTACCCAGCAACAGCCCAACATCATTATCGGCAACCACCAATCCAACTGGGACATGTTTTTATGGGGTTCCTTTGTCCCCAAGCGGACGGTCTCGGTTGGGAAAAAAGAGATCATCTATATTCCAATTTTCGGTTTGGTCTATTGGTTGGCCGGCAATGTTATCCTCAACCGCCAAAACCGCTCCAAGTCCACCTCGCGCATGGGGCAAGCGGCACAACAAATCCAAGACCGTAACATCTCCTTAGCCATGTTTCCAGAAGGAACCCGAAGCCGTGGACGAGGCTTAGGGGCTTTTAAGAAAGGTGCTTTTTTCACAGCCATAGAGGCACAGGTTCCTCTCGTTCCCGTGTTAAGTTCAACTTATAGTAACCGTCTGAACTTCAACCGTCTTCATGCTGGTGAAATTATTCTGAAATGCTACCCTCCTATCCCGACCGCTGGTTTAGAGGCGAAACATGTAAACGAATTGACCGAAAAAACCCGTCAGTTTTTTGTAAAAGAATTAGACAAAATGAACAATGGCGAATACACAGCACCCTAA
- a CDS encoding N-acetylmuramoyl-L-alanine amidase translates to MAVSHRTITDNADLVTSPRWSRWIIVFSIFLLIGGSFYYAETLLTFLQPKQPIQVVLDPNYPLKDNDGRQVINDTFPLKTNWEIARRVSEILNDRYKVSVLLSRNDMDDIVSPAERAAIANRNQAHLLVRLDVNSGVGSGFTVFYADRFKSEKAASQGLVGLSQKAAYILDKNLRASLKDMMQANDLSPERDIPSAALDRSSWFSEVPAVTIQMASLTNMFDALFINSEMGQNKTAEVIAESIVTYLREAGVQVSTPS, encoded by the coding sequence ATGGCTGTTTCTCACCGGACAATTACCGACAATGCAGATCTGGTAACGTCACCGCGTTGGTCTCGTTGGATTATTGTCTTTAGCATATTTCTTCTCATCGGCGGCTCATTCTACTATGCAGAAACGTTACTTACGTTTTTACAACCCAAACAACCCATTCAAGTAGTCTTAGATCCCAATTACCCTCTCAAGGACAACGACGGGCGGCAGGTCATCAACGACACCTTTCCGCTCAAGACCAATTGGGAAATAGCACGCCGTGTATCTGAAATTTTGAACGACCGTTACAAGGTCTCGGTGTTGCTTTCACGCAATGATATGGATGATATCGTCTCTCCAGCAGAGCGAGCAGCGATTGCAAACCGCAACCAAGCCCACTTATTGGTGCGGTTAGATGTGAACTCTGGTGTAGGAAGTGGTTTTACTGTTTTTTATGCAGACCGATTTAAGTCCGAGAAGGCAGCCTCTCAGGGACTTGTAGGTCTAAGCCAAAAAGCCGCCTATATTCTGGATAAAAACCTTAGAGCATCCCTGAAGGACATGATGCAGGCCAATGACCTATCACCGGAAAGAGACATCCCAAGTGCAGCCTTAGACCGAAGTTCTTGGTTTAGCGAAGTTCCAGCAGTGACCATTCAGATGGCTTCCCTCACGAATATGTTCGACGCCCTTTTCATCAATTCCGAAATGGGACAAAACAAAACCGCCGAGGTTATCGCCGAGAGCATTGTGACCTACCTCCGCGAAGCAGGCGTACAAGTTTCTACACCCTCTTAA